A single Gammaproteobacteria bacterium DNA region contains:
- the raiA gene encoding ribosome-associated translation inhibitor RaiA produces MQINLTGHHIDITSAMRDYVHDKFDRLERHFTHVIDAHVILTVEKLRHKAEASMLVSGNRLFADAVEDDMYAAIDGLVDKLDRQVVRHKEKLKDHHRLEGSHRNLS; encoded by the coding sequence ATGCAGATCAACCTCACTGGTCATCACATCGATATCACCAGCGCAATGCGCGACTACGTTCACGACAAGTTCGACCGTCTCGAACGTCACTTCACCCATGTCATCGACGCACATGTCATCCTCACCGTGGAGAAGCTCCGGCACAAGGCGGAGGCATCGATGCTGGTCAGCGGCAACCGGCTGTTCGCCGACGCGGTCGAGGACGACATGTATGCCGCCATCGACGGGCTGGTGGACAAACTGGACCGACAGGTCGTTCGCCACAAGGAAAAACTCAAGGACCATCACCGGCTTGAGGGCTCGCACCGCAACCTGAGTTGA